The following are from one region of the Paenibacillus sp. JZ16 genome:
- a CDS encoding cob(I)yrinic acid a,c-diamide adenosyltransferase: MKVYTRTGDAGETSIIGGRVPKDDPRIEAYGTIDELNSFVGQAVFLAKEAEFEELHLQLVRIQHELFDCGSDLAYARPREDKLKVSAELVDNLEVWLDAFEEKNPPLERFILPGGSALSSLLHVCRTVCRRAERLTVSLQRTTEINPEVRRYLNRLSDYFFVTARAANVHAGIPDVEYERSGKVFR; encoded by the coding sequence ATGAAGGTATATACGAGAACGGGAGATGCAGGGGAAACTTCAATTATTGGCGGTCGTGTGCCCAAGGATGACCCGCGGATAGAAGCGTATGGCACGATTGATGAATTGAACAGCTTTGTCGGTCAGGCCGTGTTTTTGGCCAAGGAAGCCGAATTTGAGGAGCTGCACCTTCAGCTCGTTCGAATCCAGCATGAACTGTTCGATTGCGGCTCGGATCTGGCCTATGCAAGGCCTCGAGAGGATAAACTCAAGGTAAGCGCCGAGCTTGTGGACAATCTGGAGGTATGGCTGGATGCTTTCGAGGAGAAGAACCCTCCGCTTGAGCGGTTCATCTTGCCTGGCGGAAGTGCGTTGTCTTCGCTGCTTCATGTATGTCGGACCGTATGCCGCCGAGCCGAACGGTTGACCGTTTCGCTGCAGCGAACCACGGAAATCAATCCGGAAGTCCGCCGGTATTTGAACCGATTGTCCGACTATTTCTTTGTGACTGCACGGGCAGCCAATGTGCACGCCGGGATTCCGGATGTCGAATATGAGCGAAGCGGAAAGGTGTTTCGGTAA
- a CDS encoding arsenate reductase family protein — translation MSKLKVYQYPKCGTCRNAVKWLQNEGHELELQNIFEQPPQKEELADLIAKSGLELKKFFNTSGEVYKEMNLKDKLPGLSDEEKIELLSSNGRLIKRPIVTDGSKVTVGFKAEQYQESWQK, via the coding sequence ATGAGCAAACTGAAAGTATATCAATATCCGAAATGCGGGACATGCCGCAACGCGGTCAAATGGCTGCAAAACGAAGGACATGAGCTGGAACTTCAAAATATTTTTGAACAACCGCCACAAAAGGAAGAACTAGCCGACCTTATCGCCAAGAGCGGCCTGGAACTTAAGAAATTTTTCAATACGAGCGGCGAGGTCTACAAGGAAATGAATCTGAAGGACAAGCTGCCTGGGCTCTCCGATGAGGAGAAGATCGAACTGTTGTCGTCCAACGGCAGATTAATTAAGCGTCCGATCGTGACGGACGGCAGTAAAGTGACCGTCGGCTTTAAGGCGGAACAATATCAGGAGTCATGGCAGAAGTAG
- a CDS encoding RluA family pseudouridine synthase — translation MSLYYPPISYVVSPQEDGMLLKTILQKRMRVSRKLLSRLKLTEQGIMLNGTRVYISVNVHAGDLIEIRMEQERSDDMLPQPMNLHILYEDEHLLVLNKPAGIIVHPTHGHYTDTLANGVVHYWQEKGWNYRFRAVHRLDQETSGVLVIAKNAYIHQHVSEQMIAGTVDKRYVAFVHGKPALPSGDIDGPIDRDPLEPHRRIVTPEGYPSLTRYKVCEAYPSGSLVELKLETGRTHQIRVHMLSIGCPLIGDQMYRHPVYGDRELRSDGAEAASDLAAGPADLEAETIMRLDRYMGRQALHAASLKLIHPIEGSTMTFTAPLPEDMNALRNMLAEEAT, via the coding sequence ATGAGTTTGTATTATCCGCCTATCAGTTATGTCGTGTCCCCACAGGAGGACGGCATGCTGCTTAAGACCATTTTGCAAAAACGGATGAGAGTATCCCGTAAGCTGCTGTCTCGCCTCAAGTTGACTGAGCAGGGCATCATGCTGAACGGGACCCGTGTATACATTAGCGTTAACGTGCATGCCGGAGATCTGATCGAAATCCGGATGGAGCAGGAACGATCGGACGATATGCTGCCCCAGCCGATGAACCTTCATATTCTGTACGAGGATGAACATTTGCTTGTCCTGAACAAGCCTGCGGGGATCATTGTCCATCCGACGCACGGGCATTATACAGACACGCTGGCGAACGGCGTCGTTCACTATTGGCAGGAGAAGGGCTGGAACTACCGGTTCAGAGCGGTTCACAGGCTGGACCAGGAGACTTCCGGCGTGTTGGTGATTGCGAAGAATGCATATATTCACCAGCATGTCTCCGAACAAATGATAGCCGGCACCGTTGACAAGAGGTATGTAGCATTTGTTCATGGCAAGCCTGCTTTGCCCTCAGGCGATATTGACGGTCCGATTGATCGGGACCCGTTAGAGCCCCACCGCCGCATCGTAACTCCCGAAGGATACCCTTCGCTTACGCGGTATAAGGTATGCGAAGCTTACCCTTCCGGATCCTTGGTCGAATTAAAGCTGGAAACGGGTCGTACCCATCAAATTCGGGTGCATATGCTTAGCATCGGTTGTCCATTGATTGGAGATCAGATGTATAGGCATCCGGTTTACGGCGATCGGGAGTTACGATCAGACGGAGCGGAGGCGGCTTCGGACTTGGCTGCCGGTCCAGCAGATCTGGAAGCCGAAACGATCATGAGGCTGGACCGCTATATGGGCCGGCAGGCGCTGCATGCAGCGAGCCTGAAGCTGATCCACCCGATTGAGGGGAGCACGATGACATTCACAGCCCCGCTTCCTGAGGATATGAACGCACTGAGAAACATGCTCGCGGAAGAGGCGACTTAA